In the genome of Myxococcus stipitatus, one region contains:
- the nadB gene encoding L-aspartate oxidase, with amino-acid sequence MPHRFDFLVLGGGVAGLSFALQAARHGTVAVLTKRERGESNTAYAQGGIASVLAPTDSFDAHIEDTLVAGAGICHKDAVEVTVREGPERIRELVTLGAEFNRNTSGEFHLTREGGHSERRIIHAGDITGREVQRALLAKCDETPNITFFSNTAAIDLILDRRQPRSGANRCLGAYALLESGVIERFLARVTVLATGGAGKVYLYTSNPDVATGDGVAMAYRAGAQVANMEFYQFHPTCLYHPEAKSFLISEALRGEGGKLRLKGGQTFMERYHPLGALAPRDVVARAIDAEMKRTGDECVYLDMTHMGRAFLTERFPNIYATCKAFNIDMAVQPIPVVPAAHYQCGGVVTDLQGRTSVPGLYAIGEVSCTGLHGANRLASNSLLEGLVFGQRAVEASVAELASLPTPHEDPPEWDPGSAVESDESVVVTHNWDEIRRLMWNYVGIVRTDKRLMRARRRLELLREEIRDYYWRFKVTRDVIELRNIADVALLIVDCASRRKESRGLHFTLDYPHTDDHHWLRDTTLSREL; translated from the coding sequence ATGCCCCATCGGTTCGACTTCCTCGTCCTGGGCGGCGGAGTTGCGGGCCTCTCGTTCGCCCTCCAGGCCGCTCGCCATGGCACCGTGGCCGTGCTGACCAAGCGCGAGCGAGGCGAGAGCAACACCGCCTACGCCCAGGGTGGCATCGCCAGCGTCCTCGCCCCCACCGACTCGTTCGATGCGCACATCGAGGACACCCTCGTGGCGGGCGCGGGCATCTGCCACAAGGACGCGGTGGAAGTGACGGTGCGCGAGGGGCCCGAGCGCATCCGCGAGCTCGTGACGCTGGGCGCGGAGTTCAACCGCAACACCTCCGGCGAGTTCCACCTGACGCGCGAGGGCGGGCACTCCGAGCGCCGCATCATCCACGCGGGCGACATCACCGGCCGCGAGGTGCAGCGCGCCCTGCTGGCGAAGTGTGACGAGACGCCCAACATCACCTTCTTCTCCAACACCGCCGCCATCGACCTCATCCTGGACCGGCGCCAGCCCCGCTCCGGCGCCAACCGGTGCCTGGGCGCGTACGCGCTGCTGGAGAGCGGGGTCATCGAGCGCTTCCTCGCGCGGGTGACGGTGCTGGCCACGGGCGGCGCGGGCAAGGTGTACCTGTACACGTCGAATCCGGACGTGGCGACGGGCGACGGTGTGGCCATGGCGTACCGCGCGGGCGCGCAGGTGGCGAACATGGAGTTCTACCAGTTCCACCCCACCTGCCTGTACCACCCGGAGGCCAAGAGCTTCCTCATCAGCGAGGCCCTGCGCGGCGAGGGCGGCAAGCTCCGGCTCAAGGGCGGGCAGACCTTCATGGAGCGCTATCACCCGCTGGGCGCGCTGGCCCCGCGCGACGTGGTGGCGCGCGCCATCGACGCGGAGATGAAGCGCACGGGTGATGAGTGCGTGTACCTGGACATGACGCACATGGGCCGGGCCTTCCTCACCGAGCGCTTCCCCAACATCTACGCCACCTGCAAGGCCTTCAACATCGACATGGCCGTGCAGCCCATCCCCGTCGTCCCCGCGGCCCACTACCAGTGCGGCGGCGTGGTGACGGACCTGCAGGGGCGCACGTCGGTGCCCGGGCTGTACGCCATCGGCGAGGTGTCCTGCACGGGCCTGCACGGCGCCAACCGGCTCGCGTCCAACTCGCTGCTGGAGGGGCTGGTGTTCGGCCAGCGCGCCGTGGAGGCCAGCGTCGCGGAGCTGGCCTCGCTGCCCACGCCGCACGAGGACCCGCCGGAGTGGGACCCGGGCAGCGCGGTGGAGTCCGACGAGAGCGTCGTCGTCACCCACAACTGGGATGAGATTCGCCGGCTCATGTGGAACTACGTCGGCATCGTGCGCACGGACAAGCGGCTGATGCGCGCGCGCCGACGGCTGGAGCTGTTGCGCGAGGAGATTCGCGACTACTACTGGCGCTTCAAGGTGACTCGAGACGTCATCGAGCTGCGCAACATCGCCGACGTGGCGCTGCTCATCGTCGACTGCGCCAGCCGCCGCAAGGAGAGCCGCGGCCTGCACTTCACCCTCGACTATCCCCACACCGACGACCACCACTGGCTGCGCGACACCACCCTTTCCCGGGAGCTGTGA
- a CDS encoding lytic transglycosylase domain-containing protein, translating into MRAIPALLLTVLAFPLWAGASESIYRYVEKDGTIVYTNVPPTGSKAAKKMKGSFAQAPSKSAPVVGRSRTPPDLDPHIAAAALRYRIPTALVRAIMHAESNFNPNALSHKGASGLMQLMPGTASDMYVKDIFDERENIEGGVRYLRVLANMFDGDMVKMIAAYNAGPDAVKRYGGKVPPYEETQGYVRKVLQLYYHYKERERPAESGPREPNFQNDDAREGAGGDEPR; encoded by the coding sequence ATGCGTGCCATTCCCGCGCTGCTCCTGACCGTGCTGGCCTTCCCGCTGTGGGCGGGAGCGTCCGAGTCCATCTACCGGTACGTGGAGAAGGACGGGACCATCGTCTACACGAACGTCCCGCCGACGGGCTCCAAGGCGGCGAAGAAGATGAAGGGCTCCTTCGCCCAGGCTCCCTCGAAGAGCGCGCCGGTGGTGGGGCGCTCGCGCACGCCTCCGGACCTGGACCCGCACATCGCCGCGGCGGCGCTGCGCTACCGCATCCCGACGGCGCTGGTGCGCGCCATCATGCATGCGGAGAGCAACTTCAACCCGAACGCGCTGAGCCACAAGGGCGCCAGCGGGCTGATGCAGCTCATGCCGGGAACGGCGTCGGACATGTACGTGAAGGACATCTTCGACGAGCGCGAGAACATCGAGGGCGGCGTGCGCTACCTGCGGGTGCTCGCCAACATGTTCGACGGCGACATGGTGAAGATGATTGCCGCCTACAACGCGGGCCCGGACGCGGTGAAGCGCTACGGCGGCAAGGTGCCCCCTTACGAAGAGACGCAGGGGTACGTCCGCAAGGTGCTCCAGCTCTACTACCACTACAAGGAGCGCGAGCGGCCCGCTGAGAGCGGTCCCCGCGAGCCCAACTTCCAGAATGACGACGCGCGTGAAGGGGCGGGCGGAGACGAGCCCCGCTGA
- a CDS encoding TIGR00730 family Rossman fold protein, whose translation MDVRSICVFCGSRPGNRPEYAEAAEQLGTELGRRGITLVYGGASVGLMGTVASAALAAGGKVVGVLPQFLGKRELAYLGLTEFIRVDSMHERKALMAARSDAFIALPGGFGTLDELFEITTWAQLGLHGKPMGLLDTRGFFQPLVALARHMAQEGFVPEEQALPFAVSTSPSELVDRMMAGPTLKVTEKWLKRPEQT comes from the coding sequence ATGGACGTGCGCAGTATCTGTGTTTTCTGCGGTTCCCGGCCGGGCAACCGCCCCGAGTACGCCGAGGCGGCCGAGCAGCTCGGCACGGAGCTGGGCCGCAGGGGAATCACCCTCGTCTACGGCGGCGCCAGCGTGGGGTTGATGGGCACCGTCGCCTCCGCGGCCCTGGCCGCGGGCGGCAAGGTGGTGGGGGTGCTGCCCCAGTTCCTGGGCAAGCGCGAGCTGGCGTACCTGGGCCTCACGGAGTTCATCCGCGTGGACTCCATGCATGAGCGCAAGGCCCTCATGGCGGCGCGCTCGGATGCGTTCATCGCCCTGCCCGGGGGCTTCGGCACGCTGGATGAGCTGTTTGAAATCACCACCTGGGCGCAGCTCGGCCTGCACGGCAAGCCCATGGGCCTCCTGGATACACGGGGCTTCTTCCAGCCGCTGGTGGCCCTCGCGCGGCACATGGCACAGGAGGGCTTCGTCCCCGAGGAGCAGGCCCTGCCCTTCGCGGTGAGCACCTCTCCGTCGGAGCTGGTGGACCGGATGATGGCCGGCCCCACGCTCAAGGTGACGGAGAAGTGGCTGAAGCGGCCCGAGCAGACGTGA
- a CDS encoding rhomboid family intramembrane serine protease, whose translation MSSGPRHILDAPGGGPEGRGPSHSFGTPPPPQAPQPRPWVCYAIIGLCVGVFALEEFGVLPSFSANKLPLGALYGPAVQAGQYWRLVAVAFEHGGILHLAFNMSVVVTLGFTLERGIGSLRFAGLSLVTALGASAFSLLFDFDKTMVGASGMILGWAGAMLPIATRQGRRELGTWLVQVAVLSLLPMVSWSGHLGGFLFGLPCGIAMRQGRRVYALALPIILFLTAVVALYAAHPERRGAF comes from the coding sequence ATGTCCTCCGGACCGCGACACATCCTCGACGCACCTGGCGGTGGGCCCGAAGGCCGAGGTCCGAGCCACTCGTTCGGAACCCCTCCCCCGCCGCAGGCGCCGCAGCCCCGTCCCTGGGTCTGCTACGCCATCATCGGATTGTGCGTCGGCGTGTTCGCGCTGGAGGAGTTCGGCGTGTTGCCGTCATTCAGCGCCAACAAGCTTCCCCTGGGGGCTCTGTATGGCCCGGCGGTGCAGGCCGGACAGTACTGGCGGCTCGTGGCGGTGGCCTTCGAGCATGGAGGCATCCTCCACCTCGCCTTCAACATGTCCGTGGTGGTGACGCTCGGTTTCACGCTGGAGCGAGGCATCGGCAGCCTGCGCTTCGCGGGCCTGTCGCTCGTCACCGCGCTGGGTGCGTCCGCGTTCTCCCTGCTCTTCGACTTCGACAAGACGATGGTCGGCGCCTCGGGGATGATCCTGGGCTGGGCGGGCGCCATGCTCCCCATTGCCACCCGGCAGGGCCGGCGGGAGCTGGGCACCTGGTTGGTGCAGGTGGCCGTGCTCAGCCTGCTCCCCATGGTGAGCTGGTCCGGCCACCTGGGGGGATTCCTCTTCGGCCTGCCGTGCGGAATCGCGATGCGGCAGGGGCGGCGGGTGTACGCGCTCGCGCTGCCCATCATCCTCTTCCTCACTGCGGTGGTGGCGCTCTACGCGGCCCACCCGGAACGACGCGGAGCCTTCTGA